The window TGCGCGGTGTGCTCCTTGTACCAGGCTTCGAGTTCGGCGTCGGTGAGCGTGACCTTGGAGGCGAAATCGCCGGACTTGAACATCGCCACCTGCACCTCGCGTTTTTCGAGGAAGGCATTGAGCGCCACGTCGGCTTCGGCCGTGGGCACGAACGAGGTGCCGATCACACCGGCGAGCACCTGGCGTGCCGACAGGTCGGAGCGCACACGCGCCTCGAACATCTCGGGCGTCAGGCCCTGGCTGCCGACCATCTGGCGGTACCGCTCCACATCGAGCGTGCCGTCGGGCTTGCGCAGAGCGGCGATCGACGGATCGGATTCGAGGCTGCGCGCCAGGCGGGCGTCGCTGGTGACGAGATGGGACTTGTCCGCCGCGGCGGCCAACACGCGGTCACGCACCATTTTCTCGAGCGTGGCATAGCGGGCTTCGGCCGAGTCGAGCATCTTCGGATCGACGCTCGGCGAACTGGTCAACACCCGTTGAACTTCGTTGCGGTGCGCCATGTCCCATTCCGCTTGCTTGATGTCATGGCCGGCCACCTTGGCCACGACTTCGCCGCCTTCGTTCATGCGGTTGTAGCCCTGGATGCCGAACAGCACGAAGGACGGGATGATCAGCAAGAACATCAAGCCCATCATGATCCTGGTGTGCTTGCGAACGAAATCGAACATGGGAAAACTCTCTGTAAAACAAAAAGGCGAACGTGATGTTCGCCTTTGCCTGGAGGTGGTGGGTGCTGACGGGCTCGAACCGCCGACCTACGCCGTGTAAGGGCGCTGCTCTACCAACTGAGCTAAGCACCCCACCTGAAACAGGAACTCAGTTCAACGCATCCTTCAATGCCTTGCCTGGACGAAACTTTGGCACTTTGGCCGCCTTGATTTTAATCGCGGCGCCGGTGCGCGGATTGCGGCCGGCACGGGCTGCGCGCTTGCCGACTGCAAAGGTGCCGAATCCTACCAGCGAAACCGTACCACCCTTTTTCAGCGTGGTCTTCACCGCGCCGATGGTGGACTCCAAGGCCCGCGTCGCGGCGGCCTTGGAAATGTCAGCATGCTTCGCGATGTGTTCGATCAATTCGGTTTTATTCACAAGGAGCCCCTCAATCTAATTTGTTTCAATACGCCAGATTTAAAATGGCCCCCTGCCTGGGGCTCTACGGTGCGTAGAGCAACCAGTACAGGAGACCACGTAACTTTGCAGCGCCGCTGCCCATGCAATTAAAACCACGGACCTCGCAGGTGTCAATCGGCCAAACAGCTTATCGGCGGCGCGGAGGCGGATTCTAGACGGTTTTACGGCCCGTCTCTCACGTCAAAGTGCAAATCCGCGCGGCCCGACGAAGCCCCCATTCCATGGCTGCTGACCGGGCCGCTCACAGGGCCGCGGCGATGGCCCGCCCGACATCGGCCGTGCTCGCGCTGCCGCCAATATCAGGCGTGCGCGGCGCACCGCTGGCCGGCTCCAGCACTTTCTCGATCGCGGCCAGCACGGCGTCGTGCGCGTCCTTGTGGCCGAGGAACTCGAGCATCATCGCGCCGCACCAGATCTGCCCGATCGGGTTGGCGATCTGCTTGCCCGCGATGTCGGGCGCCGAGCCGTGCACCGGCTCGAACAGGGACGGGAACTTGCGGGACGGATTGAGGTTGGCGCTGGGCGCGATGCCGATGGTGCCGGTGCAGGCCGGCCCCAGGTCGCTCAGGATGTCGCCGAACAGGTTGCTGGCCACCACCACGTCGAAGAAGTCGGGCCGCTGCACGAAATGCGCGGTCAGGATGTCGATGTGGAACTTGTCGAGCCGGATGTCCGGATAGGCCTGGCCCATCGCCGCCACGCGTTCGTCCCAATAAGGCATGGTGATGGCGATGCCGTTCGATTTGGTGGCGCTGGTCAGGTGCTTCTTGGGCCGCGACTGCGCCAGCTCGAAGGCGAATTTCAGTACGCGGTCGACGCCGACGCGGCTCATCACCGTCTCCTGCATCACGATCTCGCGCTCCGTGCCTTCGAACATGCGCCCGCCGATGCTCGAATATTCGCCCTCGGTGTTCTCGCGCACGATGTACATGTCGATCTCGCCGGGCTGGCGCGGGCTGCCGTCGCGCCGCACCACCGGCGCGATGATGCCGGGCATCAGCCGTGCTGGCCTGAGGTTGATGTACTGGTCGAACTCGCGGCGGAACAACAGCAGCGAACCCCACAGCGACACGTGGTCGGCGATCTTCTCGGGCCAGCCCACGGCGCCGAAGTAGATCGCGTCGTGCCCGCCGATCTGGTCCTTCCAGTCGTCGGGCAGCATCTTGCCGTGGCGCTCGCAGTAGTCCCAGCTCGAGAAATCGAAGTGGTCGAATTTCAGGTCGATGTCGAACTTGCTGGCCGCGGCCTCCATCACGCGCAGGCCCTCGGGCATGACTTCCTTGCCGATGCCGTCGCCGGCGATCACGGCGATCCTTTTCTGCCCGGTCTTCTGGCTGGTCTTCTGATTCATGGTCTCTCTCCTTAACGTTGGACGAACAGAATTCAGTGGCGGCTGCGCACCACCAAGCTCACGCCGAGCGCGGTCAAGGCGGTTCCGGCCAGCGTCAGGACGGTGATCGGCTCGCCGAACAACACCCAGGCCATCAAGGCCGTGGTGGGCGGCACGAGGTACAGCAGGCTGGTCACCGCGGTGGCCGCACCGCGCTGGATCAGCAGGTACAGCAGCGAGCTGCCACCCAGCGTCAGCACCAGCACCGACCAGGCCATCGAGGCGATCAGCGGCGCATTGAAATGGATCGACTCCTGCTCGAGCCAGACGGCCAGCGGCCAGGTCACCACACAGGCGGCGAGGTTCTGCACGAGGTTGGCCGTCGGCACGGCACAGGGCTTGAGAAAGCGCTTCTGGTAGAGCGTGCCGACGGTGATGCTGAGCAGCGCGCCCAGCGCCAGCAGGAAATTGAACGGATGGATTTCACCCAGCCCGAGCTTCTGCCAGACCACCAGCGCCAGCCCGGCAAGGCCGAAGGCCAGCCCCAGCCATTGCACCTTGCCGACCCGTCCGCCGCGCGCCGACACCCACACGGCGGTGAGCACCGGCTGCAGCCCCACCAGCAGCGCGATCAGGCCCGCGCCCATGCCCAGCTTGACGGCGCTCCACACGCCGCCCAGGTACATCGCATGCATGAGCATGCCGGTGACGGCCAGGTGCTTCCACTGGCCACGGTCGCTCGGCCAGGCCGCCCTGGACATGCGCGCCCACACGCCGAAACACAACACCGAAAGCCCGAACCGCAGCGCCAGGAACTTGAGCGGCGGCGCATGCGGCATGCCGTAGCGCGCGACGATGAACCCCGTGCTCCAAATCACCACGAACACCGCCGGCATGACGCGCAGCCAGGCGTTGGCCGTGGCCGCCTGCGCCGACCCGGCGGCCGGATTCATTTGGTGCGCGCCCTGATCTCGGGCAGGGCCTTGCGCAGGTAATAGACCATGGACCACACCGTGAGCACGGCCGACACCCAGATCAGCCAGGTGCCCCACAGCTGGGTATTGATGCGGCCGAACAGCACGCCATGGAACAGCAGGAACGGGATCGCCACCATCTGCGCCACCGTCTTGAGCTTGCCGACCATGTGCACGGCCACGCTGCGCGAGGCGCCGATCTGCGCCATCCATTCGCGCAACGCCGAGATGGCGATCTCGCGGCCGATGATGATCAGGGCCACGAACACGTCGGCGCGCTGCAGGTGCACCAGCACCAGCACACTCGCGCAGACCAGGAACTTGTCGGCCACCGGGTCCAGGAAGGCGCCGAAGGACGAGGTCTGGTTGAGCCGGCGCGCGAGAAAGCCATCGAGCCAGTCGGTCGCGGCGAAGACCACGAACATCACGGTCGCGATCAGGTTGCGGTGGGCTTCGTCGAGGGGCAGGTAGAACACCCCGACGATCAAAGGGATCGCGACGATGCGCGTCCAGGTCATGATGGTGGGGATGGTCCAGAACATGGGGGGCGATTGTGGCATTAACGCAGGGCGCGGTAGATTTCCTCGGCCAGTTCGCGCGAAATCCCGTCGGCCTTGGCGATGTCGTCCACGCTGGCCGCGGCCACGCCGCGGATGCCGCCGAAGCGCTGCAGCAGGCTGGCGCGCTTCTTCGGGCCCACGCCGGGGATCTCCTCCAGCTTGCTGCCGCCCACGCGCACCTTGGCGCGCGCGGCGCGCATGCCGGTGATGGCGAAGCGGTGCGCCTCGTCGCGGATCTGGGCGACCAGCATCAGGGCCGCGGAGTCGCGCGCCAACGTGGCCTTGTGGCGGCCGTCGGCGAACACCAGTTCCTCCAGGCCGACCTTGCGGCCCTCGCCCTTCTCCACGCCGACGATCAGGCCGATGTCCAGGCCCAGGGTTTCGAACACGGACTTGGCCATCGACACCTGGCCCTTGCCGCCATCCACGAGCACCAGGTCCGGCATGCGGGCCGTGGCCGGCGTGGCCGGCGCCACCAGCGCATCGGCCACCGCCTGCGCATCGGGCTCCGCCGCCTTGGCGTCGGCCGTCACGGCCTGCCCATCGTCCGGGGACTGCAGCACCTCGGGCTCGGCCTGGGCGAACTTGATGTAGCGCCGCGTGAGCACCTGCCGCATCGCCGCATAGTCGTCGCCCGGCGTGATGCCTTCGATCTTGTAGCGCCGGTATTCCGAGTTCTGCATCTTGTGGTGGTGGAACACCACGCACGAGGCCTGCGTCGACTCCCCGGCCGTGTGCGAGATATCGAAACATTCGATGCGAAAGTTTTCCAGCTCGTCGGGTGCGAGATCGAGTGCATCCACCAGCGCCCGCGTGCGCGCCTGTTGCGAGCCTTCCTCGGCCAGCAGCCGCGCCAGTTGCAGGCCGGCGTTCTTCTGCGCCATCTCCAGCCACTGGCGGCGCTGCTCGCGCGGGTTGTGCACGGCGGTGAGCCGGCTGCCGCTCTGCGAGGACAGGGCATCGAGCAGCGGCTTGCCCACCGGCTCGCTGGTGATCAGCGTGGGCGGCACCGGGATGTCGATGTAGTGCTGGGCGATGAAAGCCTCGAGCACCTGCACCTCCACCGGCTGCTGCACAGCACCGCCCTCGCCTTCCACGTCGGCGGCCTGCAGCGCCACGGCATCCTCCACATGGGTCGGGAAGTAAGCCCGGTCGCCCAGGTGCCGCCCGCCGCGCACCATGGCCAGGTTGACGCAGGCACGCCCGCCCTGCACCTTCACAGCGAGAACGTCCACGTCCTTGTCGGACACGTTGTCCACCGTCTGCTGGTGCAGCACGGTGGACAAGGCCGACATCTGGTTGCGCAGCTCGGCCGCCTGCTCGAATTCGAGCCGTTCGGCATGTTCCATCATGCGGTCCTGCAGGCCCTTGAGCACCTCGGCTGTCTCGCCGTCGAGGAACCGCTCCGCGTTGAGCACGTCCTCGGCATACGCGGCCGGCTCGATGTAGTTCACGCACGGGCCGGAGCAGCGCTTGATCTGGTACAGCAGGCAGGGCCGCGTGCGGTTGCTGAACACCGTGTCTTCGCAGGTGCGCAGGCGGAACACCTTCTGCAGCAGCAGGATCGATTCCTTCACCGCCCAGGCGCTCGGGAACGGGCCGAAGTAGCGGTGCTTCTTCTCGACCGCGCCGCGGTAGTAGGCCACGCGCGGGTAAGTCGCGGCCTGGGGCTGGGGGGACGGCACCGAAGGCAGCCTGGCCGGCAGCGCCGTGATCTTCAGGTAGGGATAACTCTTGTCGTCGCGGAACAGGATGTTGTAGCGCGGACTCAGGGCCTTGATGAGGTTGTTCTCGAGCAGCAGCGCCTCGGCCTCGGAACGCACCACGGTCGTCTGCATCGAGGCGATCTGGCCGATCATGTGGCCGATGCGGGTGCCGCCCTGTTCGCGCTGGAAATAGGTGCTCACGCGCTTCTTGAGGTTCTTGGCCTTGCCGACATACAGCACCGCGCCGTCCTTGTCGAAGTAGCGGTAGACGCCGGGCAAGGCGGGCAGCGCAGACACCTGCGCCAGCAGTTCTTCGGAATGCAAGCTGGACATGGCGCGTATTGTCACCGCTTCGCCGGGCGCTTTCAGGCATCGGCATCGATCACCGCAGTGCTATTCAATCGATAGCTACACCCGCTTGATGAAAGCGCGCCGCAGGACTTTTTGGTTATTAATCGGCTTCAATCTTGGAGGACTTCACCACGACCGCCCAACGCGCCAGGTCGGCTTTCACGCGGTCCCCGAGTTGCTGCGGGTTCTGGTAGTCGGCCGTGGCGCCCTGCTCCTCGGCCTTCTGCTTGAAGGCCGGCGTGTTGACGACCTTGCCGATCTCGGCCGTGAGCTTGTCGACCACGGGCTTGGGCGTGGCCGCCGGCACGAACACGCCGAACCAGGAGGTGGCATCCACGTTCGGATAACCCGCCTCGGCCGTGGTCGGCACGTCGGGCAGGCTCGCCAGCCGCGTCTTACCGGTGACGGCCAGCACCCGCAGCTTGCCGGCCTGGATGTGCGGCATGAACGGCGGCGCGGTGCCGAAGGTCAGGTCGACCTGGCCGCCGAGCAGGTCCTGCAGCGCCGGGCCCGTGCCCTTGTACGGCACGTGCACCATGTGGATGCCGCCCTGCTGCTCCAGCATGGCGCCGGTCACGTGCTGCAGCGAGCCGTTGCCCGACGAGGCGTAGTTCAGCTTGCCCGGATGCGCCTTGGCATAGGCCACGAGTTCGGGCAGCGTCTTCACCGGCAGCTCGGCGCGCACCACGATGATCTGCGGCGCGGAAATCACGTTGGCCACGGGCTGCAGGTCTTTCTGTTCCCACTGCTGCGCCGTCTTGCTGACCAGCGGCGTGATCACGTGGTAGCCCGAGTACTGCATGAGGATGGTGTAGCCGTCGGCCTCGGCGCGCTTCACATAAGAGGCCGCAATGTTGCCGTTGCCGCCGCCGCGGTTGTCCACGATGACCGACTGGCCCAGCGCCGGGCCGAGCGGCAGCGCCAGCATGCGCGCCGAAAGGTCGGTGGTGCCGCCAGCCGCGGTCGGCACGACCATGGTGATGGTCCTGGCCGGGTAGACGCCCTGGCTCCCCTGTGCGTGGGCCGTGCCGAAGCCGGCGCCGACGAGTGCAGCGATCAGCAGCGTGTTGAATTGTTTGCGTGTGGTGGTCATGTTGTCTCTTTGGTAATGGTGTGGGGACTCAATCGATCTTGGCGCCGGTTTCCTTGACGAGCACGCCCCAGCGCGCCAGGTCTTTCTGCACCAGCGCCGCCAGTTGCGCCGAGCTGCCCTTCAGCGGTTCGCAGCCGACGACGCCCAGTTGATCGAGCACCTCCTTCTGGTCGAGCGCGCGCGCCACCTCGGCCTGCAGCCGGGCCACGATGGCCGGCGGCGTGCCGGTGGGCGCGAACATGCCGTACCACGGCGTCTGCCCGAAGCCTTTCAGGGTCTCGCCGATGGTCGGCGTATCCGGCAGGGCCGCCACGCGTTTCTCGTTCACCACGCCCAGCACCTTGAGCTTGCCGCCCTTGATGAAGGCGATGGACGAAGGCAGGCTCTGCACCGACAGCGGCACCTGGCCGCCCACCACGTCGGTGGCGGCCGCGGCCGAACCCTTGTACGGAATGTGCTGCAGGCTGATGCCGGCCGCGCGCTGCAGCATTTCGCCGATCAGGTGGTTCAGCGTGCCGTTGCCGGCCGAGGCGATGGCGTATTTGCCCGGGCTGGCCTTGGCCAGCGCAATCAGTTCGGCCACGTTGTTCGCCGCAAAGGCGGGGTTGGCCACCAGGGCATAGCCGGCCGTGGCCAGCGGCGCCACGGGCTCGAAGTCCTTCACCGGGTCGAAGCCGGTGTTCTTGTACAGCCAGGGGTTGATGACCTGCGCGCTGTCGGCCGTGACCAGCAGGGTGTAGCCGTCGGGCTTGGCCCTGGCCGTGGCCGCCGTGCCGACGTTGCCGCCGGCGCCGGGCCGGTTGTCCACCAGCACGGTCTGGCCGAGCTGCTCGGTGAGCCGGTGCGCGACGACGCGGGCGATGGCGTCGTTGGCGCCGCCCGCGGCCTGCGGCACCACGAGGGTGATGGGCTTCGACGGGAACTTGTCCTGGGCATTGGCGGCCAGGCTCAGCCAACCACCCAGCACGAGCAGCGTGGCACGGCGCGAAAGCAAGTGGGAAATACGCATCTTTTTGTCTCCTTCGTTGTGGTGAACGGTTCAGCCGCGCGCCAGCGCGCGTTCGCGGATGGCCTCGAAATCGGCCGGCACGGGATGCAGGTCGAGCCGACGGCCGGCCTTGACGATCTGGCTCGGCACGTCATGGCCCACGAGTGCCGGCAGCCAACGTGCGGCCCCCAGCAGCTTGTCCTGATCCACGCCCGTGGCATAACCCATGAGTTCGAGCGCATGCACGATCTCCTCGGTGCAGACATTGCCCGTGGCGCCCGGTGCATACGGGCAGCCGCCGAGGCCGCCGAGGGACGCATCGAAACGGTCGGCGCCGGCGTCGATCGCGGCCAGCACATTGGCCAGCCCCATGCCACGCGTGTTGTGAAAGTGCAGCGTGAGTTCGGTGGCCGGCCAGCGTGCACGGAAGGCTTCGGTCAGCGCCGCCACCTGCGAAGGATAGGCCATGCCCGTGGTGTCGCACAGCGTGACGCCGCGCACGCCAAGGTCGACGAAGCGCGCGGCCCAGTCGAGCACGACCTCGGCCGGCACGTCACCCTCCATCGGGCAACCGAAGCTGCAGGACAGCGACACGTTCAAAGCCGGGCCGTTGGCCGTCGCTTTGGCCAACGCGATCACGTCGGCCAGTGCGGCGAACGACTGGGCACGCGTCATGCGCAGGTTCGCCAGGTTGTGCGTCTCGCTGCACGACATCACCAGGTTGAACTCGTCGGCGCGGGCATCGATGGCGCGCTCGGCGCCGCGCACATTGGGCACCAGGGCGCTGTAGACCACGCCCGGCCGGCGCTGGATCTCGCGCAGCACGGTTTCCGCATCGCGCAGCGCGGGAATGGCCTGCGGCGAAACGAAGGCCGTGACCTCGATCTTGGCCAGGCCCGCATCCGACAGCGCATTGACCAGTGCGATCTTGTCCTCGGTCGGCACGAAGACCGGCTCGACCTGCAGGCCGTCGCGTGTGCCCACTTCCTGGATGTGGATGGGGCGCTGGGAACCTCGCCAAAGCTTGTTTCCAGTATTCATGCAACAACTCCTTTTTCACGCAGCAAGGCGATCTGTTCGGCGGTGAGACCGGCTTCCTTGAGCACCGCATCGGTGTCGTCGCCGACGTGCGGCGCGCTCGACCGGATCGTGCCCGGCGTGGCCGAGAGCTTGGGCACGATGCCCGGCACCTCGACCGTGTAGCCGTCGCGCGTCTGCTGCTGCAGCAGCATGTCGCGCGCCCGGAAATGCGGGTCCTCGTGGATGTCCTTCGCGGTGTAGACCTTGCCGGCCGGCACGCGCGCGGCGTTCAGCGCATCCAGCACCTGCTGCACCGTGCGCGGCGCACTCCAGGCGCCGATGGCCGCGTCGATCTCGGCCACGCGCGCCACGCGGCCGGCGTTGTCGGCCAGGTCGGGCGCGGCGGCCAGGTCGGGCCGGCCGATGGCTTCCATCAGGCGCTTGAAGATGCTGTCGCCATTGCCGGCGACCAACACCCAGCCATCGGTGCAGGCATAAGCGTTCGACGGCGCGATGCCCGGCAGCGCGCTGCCCGCGGGCTCGCGCACCGCGCCGAAGGCGCTGTATTCGGGCACCAGGCTTTCCATCACGTTGAACACGGCCTCGTGCAGCGCCACGTCGATCACCTGGCCCTGGCCGCCGTTGACCTTGCGGTGGTAGAGCGCCGTCAGCACGCCGATGGTGCCGTGCAGCGCGGCCAACGTGTCGCCGATGGACACGCCCACGCGCACCGGCACCCGGCCCGGCTCGCCGGTGAGGTGGCGCAGCCCGCCCATGGCCTCGCCGATGGCACCGAAGCCCGGCAGGTCGCGGTAGGGGCCGGTCTGGCCGTAGCCCGAGATACGCAACATCACCAGGCCGGGGTTGAGGCGGTGCAGTTCCTCCGGCGACATGCCCCAGGCTTCGAGCGTGCCGGGGCGGAAGTTCTCCACCAGCACGTCGGCCTCGGCAATCAGCCGGCGCGCGATGTCCTGGCCCTCC of the Rhodoferax koreense genome contains:
- a CDS encoding Bug family tripartite tricarboxylate transporter substrate binding protein produces the protein MTTTRKQFNTLLIAALVGAGFGTAHAQGSQGVYPARTITMVVPTAAGGTTDLSARMLALPLGPALGQSVIVDNRGGGNGNIAASYVKRAEADGYTILMQYSGYHVITPLVSKTAQQWEQKDLQPVANVISAPQIIVVRAELPVKTLPELVAYAKAHPGKLNYASSGNGSLQHVTGAMLEQQGGIHMVHVPYKGTGPALQDLLGGQVDLTFGTAPPFMPHIQAGKLRVLAVTGKTRLASLPDVPTTAEAGYPNVDATSWFGVFVPAATPKPVVDKLTAEIGKVVNTPAFKQKAEEQGATADYQNPQQLGDRVKADLARWAVVVKSSKIEAD
- a CDS encoding HU family DNA-binding protein, whose amino-acid sequence is MNKTELIEHIAKHADISKAAATRALESTIGAVKTTLKKGGTVSLVGFGTFAVGKRAARAGRNPRTGAAIKIKAAKVPKFRPGKALKDALN
- the pgsA gene encoding CDP-diacylglycerol--glycerol-3-phosphate 3-phosphatidyltransferase → MFWTIPTIMTWTRIVAIPLIVGVFYLPLDEAHRNLIATVMFVVFAATDWLDGFLARRLNQTSSFGAFLDPVADKFLVCASVLVLVHLQRADVFVALIIIGREIAISALREWMAQIGASRSVAVHMVGKLKTVAQMVAIPFLLFHGVLFGRINTQLWGTWLIWVSAVLTVWSMVYYLRKALPEIRARTK
- a CDS encoding DMT family transporter, with the protein product MNPAAGSAQAATANAWLRVMPAVFVVIWSTGFIVARYGMPHAPPLKFLALRFGLSVLCFGVWARMSRAAWPSDRGQWKHLAVTGMLMHAMYLGGVWSAVKLGMGAGLIALLVGLQPVLTAVWVSARGGRVGKVQWLGLAFGLAGLALVVWQKLGLGEIHPFNFLLALGALLSITVGTLYQKRFLKPCAVPTANLVQNLAACVVTWPLAVWLEQESIHFNAPLIASMAWSVLVLTLGGSSLLYLLIQRGAATAVTSLLYLVPPTTALMAWVLFGEPITVLTLAGTALTALGVSLVVRSRH
- the uvrC gene encoding excinuclease ABC subunit UvrC, which codes for MSSLHSEELLAQVSALPALPGVYRYFDKDGAVLYVGKAKNLKKRVSTYFQREQGGTRIGHMIGQIASMQTTVVRSEAEALLLENNLIKALSPRYNILFRDDKSYPYLKITALPARLPSVPSPQPQAATYPRVAYYRGAVEKKHRYFGPFPSAWAVKESILLLQKVFRLRTCEDTVFSNRTRPCLLYQIKRCSGPCVNYIEPAAYAEDVLNAERFLDGETAEVLKGLQDRMMEHAERLEFEQAAELRNQMSALSTVLHQQTVDNVSDKDVDVLAVKVQGGRACVNLAMVRGGRHLGDRAYFPTHVEDAVALQAADVEGEGGAVQQPVEVQVLEAFIAQHYIDIPVPPTLITSEPVGKPLLDALSSQSGSRLTAVHNPREQRRQWLEMAQKNAGLQLARLLAEEGSQQARTRALVDALDLAPDELENFRIECFDISHTAGESTQASCVVFHHHKMQNSEYRRYKIEGITPGDDYAAMRQVLTRRYIKFAQAEPEVLQSPDDGQAVTADAKAAEPDAQAVADALVAPATPATARMPDLVLVDGGKGQVSMAKSVFETLGLDIGLIVGVEKGEGRKVGLEELVFADGRHKATLARDSAALMLVAQIRDEAHRFAITGMRAARAKVRVGGSKLEEIPGVGPKKRASLLQRFGGIRGVAAASVDDIAKADGISRELAEEIYRALR
- a CDS encoding CaiB/BaiF CoA transferase family protein — translated: MPDPSSPLTPAALQGVKVVEMGQLIAGPFCGKTLGEFGADVIKIEAPGGGDPLRNWRLIKEGTSVWWQVQSRNKRSIALDLRQKEGQDIARRLIAEADVLVENFRPGTLEAWGMSPEELHRLNPGLVMLRISGYGQTGPYRDLPGFGAIGEAMGGLRHLTGEPGRVPVRVGVSIGDTLAALHGTIGVLTALYHRKVNGGQGQVIDVALHEAVFNVMESLVPEYSAFGAVREPAGSALPGIAPSNAYACTDGWVLVAGNGDSIFKRLMEAIGRPDLAAAPDLADNAGRVARVAEIDAAIGAWSAPRTVQQVLDALNAARVPAGKVYTAKDIHEDPHFRARDMLLQQQTRDGYTVEVPGIVPKLSATPGTIRSSAPHVGDDTDAVLKEAGLTAEQIALLREKGVVA
- a CDS encoding hydroxymethylglutaryl-CoA lyase, with translation MNTGNKLWRGSQRPIHIQEVGTRDGLQVEPVFVPTEDKIALVNALSDAGLAKIEVTAFVSPQAIPALRDAETVLREIQRRPGVVYSALVPNVRGAERAIDARADEFNLVMSCSETHNLANLRMTRAQSFAALADVIALAKATANGPALNVSLSCSFGCPMEGDVPAEVVLDWAARFVDLGVRGVTLCDTTGMAYPSQVAALTEAFRARWPATELTLHFHNTRGMGLANVLAAIDAGADRFDASLGGLGGCPYAPGATGNVCTEEIVHALELMGYATGVDQDKLLGAARWLPALVGHDVPSQIVKAGRRLDLHPVPADFEAIRERALARG
- a CDS encoding tartrate dehydrogenase, which produces MNQKTSQKTGQKRIAVIAGDGIGKEVMPEGLRVMEAAASKFDIDLKFDHFDFSSWDYCERHGKMLPDDWKDQIGGHDAIYFGAVGWPEKIADHVSLWGSLLLFRREFDQYINLRPARLMPGIIAPVVRRDGSPRQPGEIDMYIVRENTEGEYSSIGGRMFEGTEREIVMQETVMSRVGVDRVLKFAFELAQSRPKKHLTSATKSNGIAITMPYWDERVAAMGQAYPDIRLDKFHIDILTAHFVQRPDFFDVVVASNLFGDILSDLGPACTGTIGIAPSANLNPSRKFPSLFEPVHGSAPDIAGKQIANPIGQIWCGAMMLEFLGHKDAHDAVLAAIEKVLEPASGAPRTPDIGGSASTADVGRAIAAAL
- a CDS encoding Bug family tripartite tricarboxylate transporter substrate binding protein, with translation MRISHLLSRRATLLVLGGWLSLAANAQDKFPSKPITLVVPQAAGGANDAIARVVAHRLTEQLGQTVLVDNRPGAGGNVGTAATARAKPDGYTLLVTADSAQVINPWLYKNTGFDPVKDFEPVAPLATAGYALVANPAFAANNVAELIALAKASPGKYAIASAGNGTLNHLIGEMLQRAAGISLQHIPYKGSAAAATDVVGGQVPLSVQSLPSSIAFIKGGKLKVLGVVNEKRVAALPDTPTIGETLKGFGQTPWYGMFAPTGTPPAIVARLQAEVARALDQKEVLDQLGVVGCEPLKGSSAQLAALVQKDLARWGVLVKETGAKID